The DNA sequence AAGAGGCAAGCCGTTCCCGCACGGTCAACTTTCCGCCTTCGACCATCGCTTCAATCCCATTTTTACACAAATTAAGGAAAACTTGTTTTAACAATTCACTGTCCGCAATGACAGGCGGTACGTTTTCCTCGCGTTCATAATGAACGTCGACATTATGTAGTAAGGCTTCATTGCGAATAATCGGTAGCAATTCGGAAAAAACCGCGGCAACATCCACTTCTTCGTAACTTGCGTGACGCGGTTTGCTCAATAACAGGAATTCACTCACAAGATCGTTAATACGATCGATTTCTTTGAGCATAATATCTGTATATTCTTGTTCCTTTAGTAAGCCCTTTTCTACTAGCCCGTACTTTAGCACTTGTAAAAACCCTTTAATTGACGTTAACGGATTGCGAATTTCATGTGCTGTACCAGCAGCAATTTGTCCGATCATCGCGAGGCGGTCGCTGCGCTGAATTTGTTCGTCCAACGAACGTAGCTGGGTAATGTCTTTAAAAATGACATATGCTCCAACTGTATGACCCATTTCGTCAAATAACAAGTTAGAGTCTAACAACAATTCATAGCGCTGCTTACCGTTCGTCCACGAAGTCACTTTGTTGCGTACAGTCACCCCGTCCAACAAGTTTTTTTGAATCAGTTGCTGTTCGTTCGGTATTTCTGGGAACACTTCTGCGAGTGACTTATGGAGCACATCTTCACGTGTCACCCCGAGTAATCGGCACGCTAAATCGCTCAGCGCCACAAGGCGACCCTCCTGGTCGACCACCAAAACACCTAAATCGATATCCGAAATCAAGCTATTCGCAAAGCGCTGTACTAAATGATACGTATGTACATGCATGACGTTGACAAAGTGGAACAAATAAAAGCAATCTTCACCGTCGCGCCATCGCTGGTACCCGACCGTGCTGAAAAGTCGCTGCTTGTTAGCCGTCACAATTTCCCCTTCTAGCAGTGTAAACGGTTTTAACGAACACAATGGCGGTTCACCGAAAAGCGTGACGTACCGACTGCGATGTTCTCCTTTTAATTGCGAAAGACTCGCCCCTGTAGCCTGCATAAAAATCTCGTTTACGTGAATGATGTTTTCGTGATCGTCCACGAAGAGCGCCGCAAAGGGAAGCTGTCCCATAAGTTGGAATAGATCCGTTAACGACGTTTGTGAGGAAAAATGGATCAACTGCCGTCACCCCTTTAATTTACGCCGAACTGCAGCGCTTTTTGTTACATATTCGCCTTAAGGGTAGGCATTCCTGCTAACGGGCGTAATTTCGTCGACAGTTTGACACCTGCTACGAAAGAATTTTTTCTTGTCACAACAAAAAAACACGCCTCATCCGAAAGTGCGTGTTTTGATCGAATATTAAGTAAAAGCCGTACACCCGCCCTTGACTAACGCTCACCGAGCGTATCCGAACAGTTAGCTCGAATCGGGCCACCCTGCGGCACACGAAAGGATTCACTTACCGCTGCTTCCTTCCGGACCTGACGGGGTTCATGAAATTCCGTTGCGC is a window from the Numidum massiliense genome containing:
- a CDS encoding ATP-binding protein: MIHFSSQTSLTDLFQLMGQLPFAALFVDDHENIIHVNEIFMQATGASLSQLKGEHRSRYVTLFGEPPLCSLKPFTLLEGEIVTANKQRLFSTVGYQRWRDGEDCFYLFHFVNVMHVHTYHLVQRFANSLISDIDLGVLVVDQEGRLVALSDLACRLLGVTREDVLHKSLAEVFPEIPNEQQLIQKNLLDGVTVRNKVTSWTNGKQRYELLLDSNLLFDEMGHTVGAYVIFKDITQLRSLDEQIQRSDRLAMIGQIAAGTAHEIRNPLTSIKGFLQVLKYGLVEKGLLKEQEYTDIMLKEIDRINDLVSEFLLLSKPRHASYEEVDVAAVFSELLPIIRNEALLHNVDVHYEREENVPPVIADSELLKQVFLNLCKNGIEAMVEGGKLTVRERLASSGQEVVIDIQDTGPGIPYYVIDKIFDPFFTTKENGTGLGLPVCQRIIHDIGGNIRASTKGFGTTFSVFIPCRYSGLKLY